The DNA window TGGACCAGTTCGGCCACCGCCCCCGCGATCAGCCAAGCGCCCAGCCCCGCCCCGATCACCGCAATCGCGCTGCGCCCGGTCGAGACCGCCCAGACCAGCAGCATCACCGCGACCGCCAGGATCAGCGCGCCCCTCAGCGGTCTGATGGCGCGCGACAGCGTGGCGCGTTTCCACGGCATGATCGCCCCCAGGGGCAGGACGATGGCCAGCACGATCATGAAGGGCGTGAACGCCTTGTTGAAGAACGGCGCTCCGACCGACAGCTTGCGATCCCACATCAGTTCGGCGAACAGCGGCCACATCGTGCCGACGAAGACGACGAAGGCCGCGACCGCCAGCAGGACGTTGTTCAGGACCAGCGCCCCTTCGCGCGAAAAGGTCGAAAACACGCCTTTCGCCGTCATCTCGCCCGCGCGCGCGGCATACAGCGTCAGCCCGCCGCCGACGAACACCGCAAGGATCGCCAGGATGAACACGCCCCGCGCCGGATCGCTGGCAAAGCTGTGGACCGAGGTGATGACCCCCGACCGGACGATGAAGGTGCCGATCATCGAAAACCCGAAGGCCATGATCGCCAGCAGGATCGTCCAGCTTTTCAGCGCCTCGCGCTTTTCCACGACGATGGCCGAATGCAGCAGCGCGGCGGCCAGCAGCCAGGGCATGAAGCTGGCATTCTCGACCGGGTCCCAGAACCAGAACCCGCCCCAGCCCAGCTCGTAATAGGCCCACCAGGACCCCAATGCGATGCCCACGGTCAGAAACATCCACGCCGCCAGCGTCCAGGGCCGGACCCACCGCGCCCAGGCGGCGTCCACCCGCCCCTCGATCAGCGCGGCGATGGCAAAGCTGAACGCCATCGAAAGCCCGACATAGCCCAGATACAGAAACGGCGGATGAAACGCGAGGCCCGGGTCCTGCAACAGCGGGTTCAGGTCGCGCCCGTCGAACGGCGGATTGGCCAGCCGCAGGAACGGGTTCGAGGTGAAGATGATAAAGGCATAGAACGCCGCCCCGATCGCCGCCTGCACACCCAGGACGCGGGCGCGCAGGCTGGGCGGCAGATTGCCCCCGAACGCCGCGGCCGCCGCCCCGAACAGCGACAGGATCAGCACCCACAGCAGCATCGAGCCCTCGTGATTGCCCCACACGCCGCTGATCTTGTACAGCATCGGCTTGGCGGTGTGCGAATTCTCATAGACCAGCTTCAGCGAGAAATCCGAGGTCACGAACGAAACGGTCAGCGCCGCAAAGGCCAGCCCTGTCAACCCGAACTGCGCCATCGCGGCCGGGCGCGCGCTGTCCATCCACCCGGTCCAGCCCCTGGCCGCCCCGATCATCGGGACGATCATCTGATACAGCGCCACCGCGAAGGCAAGCGTCAGGGCGAAATGGCCGATTTCAGCGATCATGCGGGCGGTCCTTTGTTGCCGCCAGCATAGGGATACGAAAAAAGGGGGGAAAGCCCCCCCTTTGTCGATGGTCTTCAGTTTTGCGTGCGACCTATTCGCGCAAGCCCGCCGCCCAGTCGCGCAGCGCGGCATTGTCGGCGAAATCGTCGTCGGTCCGGACCGCCACGAGGGGTTGCGGGGACGCGCCTTCGACCTCGGTGCGCGTCACCTGGCTGGTGGGCCAGACCCGGTGGCGGAAATAATGCGCCTCGCGCGCGCCGAAATAGAAGCCGACAATCGCCCCCAGCAACCACCACAGCGGCTCGGGCACCTGTTGCAGACCCTGCATCCGCAGACCGAACCCCACCGGCTCGACCATCGAATAGACGAACAGCCCCATCGTTCCCAGTGCCAGCAACGGCCGTGGCAGCCGGTTCAGCCCGTTGACGAGACTGTCGAAGAACCCCGCCCGCGCGATCTCGAATTCCTGTCCCAACTGGGTGATCGCGCGCGCATAGGCCTCTTCCTCCAGTTCCATCTTGCGCGTGGCGTTCTGCGTGAACACCTCGGCCATGCCGGTGGCGGCGCTGCCCAGGGCGCTGACGCCGGGGCCAAGCCCAAGGAAACGGTCGATCATGCCCATCTTGCGGTCCTTTCGCGATGTTCGGCGTCGGTCAGGTGGTATCGGGGCGCGATGAAGGTCTCGGCACGGGTGATCCAGCCGCCCTTTCCGCCGGCGCGGGTGCGGGCGTATTTGCGGCTGGCGGGCCGCTGATCGGCCAGCGCGTAGTAATAGTTTCGCCGCGCGATCCCATAGGCATCCGCGATATGCAGCGGCGCGGCCTCGGCCGCCTCGGACGCCGCCGCGATGGTGCGCGGGCCGACCACGCCGTCCGCTGCGGCGGAAAACCCCATTCGCGACACCAGCCGTTGCAGGATCTTGACCGCGTTCGCGCCGGCATTGACATACATGTCGAAGACGCTGGCCTGCACCGGGTCCGGCAGATCTGCCAGACGCGGCTTGCGGAAATAATGTTCGACGAAGATCCGTTCGGCCTGCGCCCGCGTCAGCGCGCGGACATCGGCGGTGTCGACCTTGCCGTCGCCGGTCAGGTCCAGCCCCAACGACCGCATCGTGCCGATGGTGACCCCGAAATTCGTGGCTCCGCCCGGATCGTCCTTGTCGTTCACAAAGCCGCCCTCGCGGGCGACAATCTCTCGTGCAATGTCTTCGACGCTCGGCATTCCAGTCCCCTTCGGTCTGCCGCCCCCTCGGCGGACGCCAGAAAACTGGAACAGGCCGGTTAATCCTCCGTTAACCCGCCGCGCGTTGCTTCTTCTTTGTCCAAATACCCATCGACGCCCGCCACGGGCGCCACCGTCAGGAATTGGGGTCCTGATAGACCCCGCTTTCCTTCAGCGTGTCCACGACCTCGCGCGGCATATAGGTCTCGTCATGCTTGGCCAGCAGGCTTTCCGCCTCGAACCGCCCGTCGCGGTAATACCCCTTGGCGATGGTGCCCTGGCCTTCGGTGAACAGATCCGGTCGCGGATCGTGTCCGACATAGCTGACCGGGATCTCGACCGCGCCATCGGTGATGACGAAATCGAACTCGACCCCGTCGCGATTGACGATCGAGCCGTCCTTGACCAGCCCGCCAAGCTGGAAATATTCGTCGGGCGAGGGTGCCGCCGCGCTGATCTGCGTGGGCGAGCGGTAAAGATTGATGCCGTCGCGAAAGCCGTATCCGATCAGCACCACGGCAATCAGCAACGCCCCGGCCGCAGCCATCAGCACTTGCGCGCGGCGACGTTTCTTCAACGATTTCAGACCGGCCATCGCGCCCTCCTCATGCGGCCTCGAAACGGATCGAACGGCGCAGGAACTGCGTCGCCTTGCCCGAGACGCGCACCGGATCGCCCGTCGTCAGGAATTTCGACGGCGTGCCGCCGCCCTGATATTCGGGCCGACGCTGAAGATAGTCCGCAAGGCTGTCGGCCACCAGCCCCGCCTGAGAATAGACCCGCACATGCGGGCCCAATGCGCGCTGAAACGCGCCTTCGACCAGCGGGTAATGCGTGCAGCCCAGGATCGCGGCCTCGGGCTGCGGCATCCGGCGCAGCAGCGCCTCGACATGGCTGGTCACCAGCGCCTCGGCCAGGATTTCGTCCCCCATTTCAATGGCATCCACGACGCCGCCGCAAGGCTGGGCTTCGACGTCGACGCCCACGGCGCGGAACGCCAGTTCGCGCTGAAAGGCGCGGCTGGCGACCGTGGCCGGCGTTGCGAACAGCGCCACCTGATTGACCGCGACCGGGCGGGGCGACGAATTGTCGCCCCATTGCCGTTCGGTCAGCGCCTCGATCATCGGGACGAAGACCCCAAGGACGCGCTTGCCGGGCGGCAGCCAGGTTTCCTGCATCCGGCGAAGTGCCGCGGCGCTGGCGGTGTTGCACGCCAGAATCACCAGATCGCACCCGTCCTGCCACAGCCTTTCGACCCCCGCGCAGGTCAGATCGAAGATGTCGTCGGCGGTGCGCACGCCATAGGGCGCATGGGCGTTGTCGCCCAGATAGATCAGCGGCAGATCGGGCAGACGGGCGGCAATCGCCTGATGAACCGTCAGCCCGCCAAGCCCCGAATCGAAAACGCCGACCGCCATGTCGCTTACCCCTTTGCCGCGCGCCGTTCTAGGACGCCGCGCGGCGTTTGGGAATGACCGATCTCACTCGGCCGCCTGCCGCATCGGCGCCCCGCCCGCGCGGAACTGATCCAGCAATTCCCGGCGCCGGATGGCGGCCGCGTCGGCGGCCGCGTCCTTGATCGGGCCAAAGCCGCGCACGCTCAGCGGCAGTTCGGCCAACTCAACGGCAACCGGCATGGTCGCATCGTCCACCTTGGCCAGAACCTCGCGCATGTCCGTCTCGTATTCGCGGATCATGGCGCGTTCGCGACGCCTCTCGGCGGCATAGCCGAACGGGTCGAACGGCGTGCCGCGCAGACCCTTCATCGCCGCCAGCACCCGGAACGCCTTCATCATCCAGGGCCCGAACTCGCGCTTTTTCGGCCGTCCGTCCGCATCGGTTCCGGGCAGGGTCGGCGGGGCCAGATGGAAGGACAGGGTCGTCTCGCCCTCCCAGATCCGGGCGATCTGGTCGGCGGTGGTCAGATGCAGCCGCGCAACCTCGTATTCGTCCTTGTAGGCCAGCAGCTTGAAATAGCCGCGCGCCACGCTTTCGCGCAGTTGGGCGGGCGCGGCATCGACCAGCTTGCGGAACTTTCGTGCCAGCTTCCTGCCCTGGTATTCGACCAGACGCGCCTCGCGATAGGCGACGGGATCAACGGGCATTTCAGACACTTCCGCCGGCTTCTTCATCAGATCCGGGAAGACCATGGCACACCGCCCGATGTCGAAGGCACGCAGGTTCTCATCGACCTTGGCGCCGTTCAGCCGGATCGCGGTGCGGATCGCATCCTCGCTCAGCGGGATCAGGCCCTGCTGCCAGCAGGCGCCCAGAACCAGCATGTTGGAATAGATCGAATCGCCCAGCATCCGCAGCGCCAGATCGTTGGCGTCGAAGAACGCCACCTTCTCGCCCAGACGCGCCTGCAACGACATCTTCAGCCGGTCCGAGGGCACCTGGAAATCGCGGAACCGGGTGAACTCGCCGGTGATGATCTCGTGATCGTTGACCACCGCGCCCGTCCGGTCCTTCGTCATCAGACCGATGGTCTTTGCGCCGGCCGTCACCACCAGATCGCCGCCGATCACGCAATCGGCCTCGCCCGTGGCCACGCGGATGGCGCTGATATCCTCGGGGCGGTCGGCCAGACGCAGATGGATGTGGACCGCGCCGCCCTTCTGGGCCAGCCCGGCCATTTCCATCATGCCCGCGCCCTTGCCGTCGACATGGGCGGCCTGCGCCAGCACCGCGCCGATGGTGACGACGCCGGTGCCGCCGACGCCGGTGATGACGACGTTATGGGTGCCGTCGATCGCCGGCAGCGACGGGGCGGGCAGATCGGGAATGTCGAACCCCTCGGCCTTGGGCTTGCGCAGCTTTCCGCCCTTGACGGTGACGAAGCTGGGGCAGAACCCCTTGAGGCACGAATAGTCCTTGTTGCAGCTGGACTGGTCGATCTGGCGCTTGCGGCCCAGTTCGGTGTCCAGCGGCACGACCGACACGCAGTTCGACTGGACCGAACAGTCGCCGCACCCCTCGCAGACATCGGGGTTGATCCACACGCGGCGGTCGGGGTCCGGAAACTGGCCCTTCTTGCGGCGGCGGCGCTTTTCGGCGGCGCAGGTCTGGATATACAGGATCGCGCTGACGCCCTTGGCGTTTTCCAGTTCGCGCTGGACGTTCATCATCTCGTCGCGTTCCTCGAACCGCATGCCGGTCGGGAACTGCTTGCGGTCCACGTCTTCCTTTTCATCATAGACCACGACCACCGGATCGACGCCCATCGCGGTCAGTTCGCGCGCGATCTGCGGGGCGTCCAGATCGCCCTCGTTCGGCTGCCCGCCGGTCATGGCGACGGCGTCGTTATACAGGATCTTGTAGGTGATGTTGGTCTTGGCAGCGATGGCCGCGCGGATCGCCAGCGACCCGGAATGGTTATAGGTTCCGTCGCCAAGGTTCTGGAACACATGCTTTCTGGTGCTGAAGGGCGCCTCGCCGACCCAGTTCACGCCCTCGCCGCCCATATGGGTGAAGCCGGTCGTCTCGCGGCCCATCCACTGGACCATATAGTGACAGCCGATCCCGGCATAGGCGCGGCTGCCTTCGGGCAGACGGGTCGAGGTGTTGTGCGGACAGCCCGAACAGAACCACGGCGTGCGCGTGGCGATTTCGGGGGCGTTGTCGTTGCGGCGCACCTCGGTCAGCCGTTCCAGCCCGGCCTTGATATGTTCGGTGCCGCGGCCTTCCTCGATCAGGATGCCGCCGATCTTCTGCGCGATCATCACCGGGTCCAGCGCGTAGCGGGTCGGAAACAGTTCCTCGTGGGTGCGGTCGTGTTTCCAGCCATGCACGCGGCGGCCGTGGCGATTGTCGAAGATCGCCTCTTTCAGCTGCACCTCGATCAGCTTGCGCTTTTCCTCGACGCAGACGACCAGGTCCAGATCTTCGGACCATTCCTGCATGGATTTCATGTCCAAGGGCCAGGTCTGCCCGACCTTGTAGGTGGTCAGGCCCAGACGCTCGGCTTCGGCCTCGTCGATGCCCAGCAACGACAGGGCGTGAACCAGATCCAGCCAGTTCTTGCCGGCAGCGACAAAGCCGATCTTGGCGCCGGGCTTGCCCCAGTGCTT is part of the Paracoccus stylophorae genome and encodes:
- a CDS encoding heme lyase CcmF/NrfE family subunit, with the translated sequence MIAEIGHFALTLAFAVALYQMIVPMIGAARGWTGWMDSARPAAMAQFGLTGLAFAALTVSFVTSDFSLKLVYENSHTAKPMLYKISGVWGNHEGSMLLWVLILSLFGAAAAAFGGNLPPSLRARVLGVQAAIGAAFYAFIIFTSNPFLRLANPPFDGRDLNPLLQDPGLAFHPPFLYLGYVGLSMAFSFAIAALIEGRVDAAWARWVRPWTLAAWMFLTVGIALGSWWAYYELGWGGFWFWDPVENASFMPWLLAAALLHSAIVVEKREALKSWTILLAIMAFGFSMIGTFIVRSGVITSVHSFASDPARGVFILAILAVFVGGGLTLYAARAGEMTAKGVFSTFSREGALVLNNVLLAVAAFVVFVGTMWPLFAELMWDRKLSVGAPFFNKAFTPFMIVLAIVLPLGAIMPWKRATLSRAIRPLRGALILAVAVMLLVWAVSTGRSAIAVIGAGLGAWLIAGAVAELVHRTGKSGLSRLIRLPRADWGKALAHSGLGVTFIGVGLLTAWQTEDIRVARIGEPFDLSGYRIILTGVDEVQGPNYLSTMATMQVTRNGRQVAVMHPEKRVYPVQAMPTTEAAIDNGIFRDIYLVIGDAQADGGWAVRSYIKPFANWIWAGAILMALGGVVSLSDRRYRVAAGARRSPARAVPAE
- a CDS encoding holin family protein, giving the protein MGMIDRFLGLGPGVSALGSAATGMAEVFTQNATRKMELEEEAYARAITQLGQEFEIARAGFFDSLVNGLNRLPRPLLALGTMGLFVYSMVEPVGFGLRMQGLQQVPEPLWWLLGAIVGFYFGAREAHYFRHRVWPTSQVTRTEVEGASPQPLVAVRTDDDFADNAALRDWAAGLRE
- a CDS encoding holin-associated N-acetylmuramidase: MPSVEDIAREIVAREGGFVNDKDDPGGATNFGVTIGTMRSLGLDLTGDGKVDTADVRALTRAQAERIFVEHYFRKPRLADLPDPVQASVFDMYVNAGANAVKILQRLVSRMGFSAAADGVVGPRTIAAASEAAEAAPLHIADAYGIARRNYYYALADQRPASRKYARTRAGGKGGWITRAETFIAPRYHLTDAEHRERTARWA
- the ccmE gene encoding cytochrome c maturation protein CcmE codes for the protein MAGLKSLKKRRRAQVLMAAAGALLIAVVLIGYGFRDGINLYRSPTQISAAAPSPDEYFQLGGLVKDGSIVNRDGVEFDFVITDGAVEIPVSYVGHDPRPDLFTEGQGTIAKGYYRDGRFEAESLLAKHDETYMPREVVDTLKESGVYQDPNS
- a CDS encoding glutamate racemase — encoded protein: MAVGVFDSGLGGLTVHQAIAARLPDLPLIYLGDNAHAPYGVRTADDIFDLTCAGVERLWQDGCDLVILACNTASAAALRRMQETWLPPGKRVLGVFVPMIEALTERQWGDNSSPRPVAVNQVALFATPATVASRAFQRELAFRAVGVDVEAQPCGGVVDAIEMGDEILAEALVTSHVEALLRRMPQPEAAILGCTHYPLVEGAFQRALGPHVRVYSQAGLVADSLADYLQRRPEYQGGGTPSKFLTTGDPVRVSGKATQFLRRSIRFEAA
- a CDS encoding indolepyruvate ferredoxin oxidoreductase family protein; translated protein: MSKQEFSLADRFDLSKSHVLLNGTQALVRLMLMQAARDRAAGLDTAGYVTGYRGSPLGGVDLQMMREGKRLAEANVLFQPGLNEDLAATAIWGSQQAELRGEGKHDGVFALWYGKGPGVDRTGDVMRHANMAGSSKHGGVVMAMGDDHTGESSTVLHQSDWAMIDAYIPVLSPAGVQEILDYGLYGFALSRFAGVWTGLKTMKDTVEATAVVNGDPDRLKFVIPDFDMPEGGLNIRLGDTPVAQEARMIDYKRWAAEAFSRANRIDRKHWGKPGAKIGFVAAGKNWLDLVHALSLLGIDEAEAERLGLTTYKVGQTWPLDMKSMQEWSEDLDLVVCVEEKRKLIEVQLKEAIFDNRHGRRVHGWKHDRTHEELFPTRYALDPVMIAQKIGGILIEEGRGTEHIKAGLERLTEVRRNDNAPEIATRTPWFCSGCPHNTSTRLPEGSRAYAGIGCHYMVQWMGRETTGFTHMGGEGVNWVGEAPFSTRKHVFQNLGDGTYNHSGSLAIRAAIAAKTNITYKILYNDAVAMTGGQPNEGDLDAPQIARELTAMGVDPVVVVYDEKEDVDRKQFPTGMRFEERDEMMNVQRELENAKGVSAILYIQTCAAEKRRRRKKGQFPDPDRRVWINPDVCEGCGDCSVQSNCVSVVPLDTELGRKRQIDQSSCNKDYSCLKGFCPSFVTVKGGKLRKPKAEGFDIPDLPAPSLPAIDGTHNVVITGVGGTGVVTIGAVLAQAAHVDGKGAGMMEMAGLAQKGGAVHIHLRLADRPEDISAIRVATGEADCVIGGDLVVTAGAKTIGLMTKDRTGAVVNDHEIITGEFTRFRDFQVPSDRLKMSLQARLGEKVAFFDANDLALRMLGDSIYSNMLVLGACWQQGLIPLSEDAIRTAIRLNGAKVDENLRAFDIGRCAMVFPDLMKKPAEVSEMPVDPVAYREARLVEYQGRKLARKFRKLVDAAPAQLRESVARGYFKLLAYKDEYEVARLHLTTADQIARIWEGETTLSFHLAPPTLPGTDADGRPKKREFGPWMMKAFRVLAAMKGLRGTPFDPFGYAAERRRERAMIREYETDMREVLAKVDDATMPVAVELAELPLSVRGFGPIKDAAADAAAIRRRELLDQFRAGGAPMRQAAE